In Lagopus muta isolate bLagMut1 chromosome 29, bLagMut1 primary, whole genome shotgun sequence, one genomic interval encodes:
- the LOC125685816 gene encoding keratin-associated protein 10-4-like isoform X2, protein MLCYQQQCFSPLHQEHISIKCPQTHPLMHRWQSAVCTPQYVTPCTPRQRFLSSSFSPQQCVTQCIPRQQYATKCIQQQQRVTQHIPPTRCVTTCVPQQSCATQCTSQEACVTKCVPQQQCATKFIPQQQCATKCIPQQQHSTRCVTTCMPQQPFLTKGIHQQHSATVCIPQHCVTTYTPHQQCATRCVTTCVPQQRATRCISQRYVTACAPQQCATKCIPQQQCATRCVTTCVPQPCETNSASICVPQQHQCATKVVPQQHQCVTKCVPQQCATKGVPQQHQCATKVVPQQHQCATKGVPQQHQCVTKGIPQQQQCATKCVPQQCATKGIPQQHQCATKGISQQHQCATKCVPQQCATKGVPQQQQGVTKCVPQQCATKGIPQQCHCATKCIPQQQHQCATKGIPQQHQCATKGIPQQHQCATKGIPQQHQCATKGIPQQHQCATKCVPQQCATKGVPQQQQGVTKCVPQQCVTKGVPQQSVTQCVPQQPYQSGGVKISSHSKKYCSASKWPW, encoded by the coding sequence ATGTTGTGCTAccaacagcagtgcttttctcctctccaccAAGAGCACATCTCCATTAAGTGCCCCCAAACACACCCTCTGATGCACAGATGGCAGTCAGCAGTGTGCACCCCACAGTATGTGACCCCCTGCACTCCTCGGCAGCGGTTTCTGTCATCCAGCTTCTCCCCGCAGCAGTGTGTGACCCAGTGCATACCACGGCAGCAGTATGCAACCAAGTGCATTCAACAGCAACAGCGTGTgacccagcacatcccacccACCAGGTGTGTGACAACCTGTGTGCCACAGCAGTCATGTGCCACCCAGTGCACGTCGCAAGAGGCATGTGTGACCAAGTGtgtgccccagcagcagtgtgcaACCAAATTCATCCCACAGCAACAATGTGCAACCAAGTGCATCCCGCAGCAACAGCATTCAACCCGGTGTGTGACCACATGCATGCCGCAGCAGCCGTTCCTGACCAAGGGAAtccaccagcagcacagtgcgACCGTGTGCATCCCGCAGCACTGCGTGACCACATACACCCCACACCAGCAGTGTGCAACCAGATGTGTGACCACGTGTGTGCCACAGCAGCGTGCCACCAGGTGTATCTCGCAGCGTTATGTGACCGCTTGTGCCCCGCAGCAGTGTGCCACCAAGTGCATCCCACAGCAACAGTGTGCAACCAGGTGTGTGACCACATGTGTGCCTCAGCCATGTGAGACCAACAGCGCAAGCATCTgtgtcccacagcagcaccagtgtGCCACCAAGGTcgtcccacagcagcaccagtgtGTCACCAAGTGTGTCCCACAGCAGTGTGCCACCAAGGGTGTtccacagcagcaccagtgtGCCACCAAGGTcgtcccacagcagcaccagtgtGCCACCAAGGGTGTtccacagcagcaccagtgtGTCACCAAAGGgatcccacagcagcagcagtgtgccacCAAGTGTGTCCCACAGCAGTGTGCCACCAAGGGCATCCCACAACAGCACCAGTGTGCTACCAAAGGcatctcacagcagcaccagtgTGCTACCAAGTGTGTCCCACAGCAATGTGCCACCAAGGGTGTCCCGCAACAGCAGCAGGGTGTTACCAAGTGCGTCCCACAGCAGTGTGCCACCAAAGGGATCCCCCAGCAGTGCCACTGTGCTACCAAGtgcatcccacagcagcagcaccagtgtGCCACCAAAGgaatcccacagcagcaccagtgtGCCACCAAGGGCATCCCACAACAGCATCAGTGTGCTACCAAGGGCATCCCACAACAGCACCAGTGTGCTACCAAGGGCATCCCACAACAGCACCAGTGTGCCACCAAGTGTGTCCCACAGCAATGTGCCACCAAGGGTGTCCCGCAACAGCAGCAGGGTGTTACCAAGTGCGTCCCACAGCAGTGTGTCACCAAGGGTGTCCCACAGCAAAGTGTGACTCAATGTGTCCCACAGCAGCCTTATCAGTCAGGTGGAGTAAAAATTTCAAGCCATTCTAAGAAATACTGCTCTGCATCCAAATGGCCCTGGTAA
- the LOC125685816 gene encoding keratin-associated protein 10-4-like isoform X1: MGGPCQNLTKMLCYQQQCFSPLHQEHISIKCPQTHPLMHRWQSAVCTPQYVTPCTPRQRFLSSSFSPQQCVTQCIPRQQYATKCIQQQQRVTQHIPPTRCVTTCVPQQSCATQCTSQEACVTKCVPQQQCATKFIPQQQCATKCIPQQQHSTRCVTTCMPQQPFLTKGIHQQHSATVCIPQHCVTTYTPHQQCATRCVTTCVPQQRATRCISQRYVTACAPQQCATKCIPQQQCATRCVTTCVPQPCETNSASICVPQQHQCATKVVPQQHQCVTKCVPQQCATKGVPQQHQCATKVVPQQHQCATKGVPQQHQCVTKGIPQQQQCATKCVPQQCATKGIPQQHQCATKGISQQHQCATKCVPQQCATKGVPQQQQGVTKCVPQQCATKGIPQQCHCATKCIPQQQHQCATKGIPQQHQCATKGIPQQHQCATKGIPQQHQCATKGIPQQHQCATKCVPQQCATKGVPQQQQGVTKCVPQQCVTKGVPQQSVTQCVPQQPYQSGGVKISSHSKKYCSASKWPW, encoded by the exons ATGGGTGGG CCCTGCCAAAACCTCACTAAGATGTTGTGCTAccaacagcagtgcttttctcctctccaccAAGAGCACATCTCCATTAAGTGCCCCCAAACACACCCTCTGATGCACAGATGGCAGTCAGCAGTGTGCACCCCACAGTATGTGACCCCCTGCACTCCTCGGCAGCGGTTTCTGTCATCCAGCTTCTCCCCGCAGCAGTGTGTGACCCAGTGCATACCACGGCAGCAGTATGCAACCAAGTGCATTCAACAGCAACAGCGTGTgacccagcacatcccacccACCAGGTGTGTGACAACCTGTGTGCCACAGCAGTCATGTGCCACCCAGTGCACGTCGCAAGAGGCATGTGTGACCAAGTGtgtgccccagcagcagtgtgcaACCAAATTCATCCCACAGCAACAATGTGCAACCAAGTGCATCCCGCAGCAACAGCATTCAACCCGGTGTGTGACCACATGCATGCCGCAGCAGCCGTTCCTGACCAAGGGAAtccaccagcagcacagtgcgACCGTGTGCATCCCGCAGCACTGCGTGACCACATACACCCCACACCAGCAGTGTGCAACCAGATGTGTGACCACGTGTGTGCCACAGCAGCGTGCCACCAGGTGTATCTCGCAGCGTTATGTGACCGCTTGTGCCCCGCAGCAGTGTGCCACCAAGTGCATCCCACAGCAACAGTGTGCAACCAGGTGTGTGACCACATGTGTGCCTCAGCCATGTGAGACCAACAGCGCAAGCATCTgtgtcccacagcagcaccagtgtGCCACCAAGGTcgtcccacagcagcaccagtgtGTCACCAAGTGTGTCCCACAGCAGTGTGCCACCAAGGGTGTtccacagcagcaccagtgtGCCACCAAGGTcgtcccacagcagcaccagtgtGCCACCAAGGGTGTtccacagcagcaccagtgtGTCACCAAAGGgatcccacagcagcagcagtgtgccacCAAGTGTGTCCCACAGCAGTGTGCCACCAAGGGCATCCCACAACAGCACCAGTGTGCTACCAAAGGcatctcacagcagcaccagtgTGCTACCAAGTGTGTCCCACAGCAATGTGCCACCAAGGGTGTCCCGCAACAGCAGCAGGGTGTTACCAAGTGCGTCCCACAGCAGTGTGCCACCAAAGGGATCCCCCAGCAGTGCCACTGTGCTACCAAGtgcatcccacagcagcagcaccagtgtGCCACCAAAGgaatcccacagcagcaccagtgtGCCACCAAGGGCATCCCACAACAGCATCAGTGTGCTACCAAGGGCATCCCACAACAGCACCAGTGTGCTACCAAGGGCATCCCACAACAGCACCAGTGTGCCACCAAGTGTGTCCCACAGCAATGTGCCACCAAGGGTGTCCCGCAACAGCAGCAGGGTGTTACCAAGTGCGTCCCACAGCAGTGTGTCACCAAGGGTGTCCCACAGCAAAGTGTGACTCAATGTGTCCCACAGCAGCCTTATCAGTCAGGTGGAGTAAAAATTTCAAGCCATTCTAAGAAATACTGCTCTGCATCCAAATGGCCCTGGTAA